The sequence ccaaaattcaaaatgaaataaataaattaattatattcagTGTTCTAAAAGGTAGTAAGTGCTAAGCAGACGATCACCTATCACCTATCACTTAGACGACTTTTTTTAGCATAAatatagatatttttttttgttcataTTCATATTTATCTAATAATTCATTTATATTCAACTCAAAGTATGAATCCTTGGATCggaacatttatttatttttatccaatgtaaattgataaaaaaaaatatgtcaaaaaatctttaaaaatctattttaaaaatatatattaatatagacAACCTTCTAGGTGGATTTTTTGAGTCTTCTTGGCAGATAACCTGATTCATATATacgataaaaattaataattgttATGTGTCGAATATATATTCCACAAAATTAATTTGAGATAATCTCATAATAATCTTTGTTTCAAAAACAAGGATGCGATTATATTGTTTGTTTATCTATCGAATGAAACTATTTTGATTCTTCCATTAATGCTAAACCTAATTTGGGGCTTTATATTGGTAAATGATGACAACCCCATTTAAACACACTCAACCGTCATGTACTCATGTTACTCTTGGACTCATGTATAAAAGTTTCTACTATTTTTTAAATTACTTTCTTAAAAAATTCCCTGAATTCATTTACGTCCCAAACAACCGAGTTTAAATCAGTTCAATTTActcggtttttgaaaaaaaaaaaattcgctcGGTTCGATTTGGTCAAAAAGAAATCCGATTTATTCCGTTTCAGCACTTCTGTTTAATACCGATGTTTTTGAAGAAAATTCGCTCGATTCGATTTgatcgaaaaaaaatttattctattTCTGCGATTCGGTTTAATATCGAACCAACCGAATGCTCGCTCGGGCCCCAAAAAACCGGTACAATTTTGAACAACACATGCCTTCGATGTTCGGATACTTTTACCCATTTCAAAGTTTTGAAcccaaaattaattttctttacTGGCAAGACTTGAGCTCTCTGCTTGGCAAACCATCTGTCTCTGTTCGATTTTCTTTGTTTCTCCGGCTCACGAGCAGGTAAATCCATCCTTCAAGTTGAGGACTTTTCTTCTGTTGTTTATCTCGAGCGGTAATTAGTTGAGGCCTATTTTCCCCAATTCGAAGCCCTAAATCATAAGAAGGTAATTGGTTGTGCACCTAATTTGTTActggaaattattttttttcccccTAAATTAACTTGCCAAATTAGTGTAAATATAAGGAGTTGGATTATGTGATAGTTCGCAGCTCGAAGGTTTCATTATATACATACTCGGAtgtgtttcattttttttttgtatcggTTAGATTTGCTGGAAAATGCTGATATTGGCATTTTGGGTTGTTATTTACTTGGAGACAAGTGAGATTTGAGCTACTGGTTAGTAAAATTTCTTAATTTCCAGCACGATTTAGATGTATtgacatgtttgtttttttttttccctcgtCTCTTTGGGTAAATAGTCTTTTAACCGCTTATCAACATGAAGTTTTCttgttaaaaatgaaaaatcaGGTAGCTATGGCTATTTTCTATATTTTGAACATATGATGCTCTCCTTGGTTCATAAGTTGGTGTTACATACCAAAGATGTTTCCGATTCCACCATTTAGGAATCCATTTCATTGAGTATTTAGAGTCATTCGTATGTAAAGTTCGGGTTGTGGCGAATTGCCATGTTGTCTTAAAAGAGGAGAAACTTTTGTTGCTTTTGTCTGTTAATTCTATTTCCCGCTTCCATGTAAATTACTCTCGACAATATACTGTATGAAATTCGAAGGAGTGAGAGGCATGTGGAGTATATGGCGATGATATTTATGCCTGGTTTATCTTTAAACAGGTTCCATATAGTTGGAGTCTGTTTCTGCAATTTGAACCATCTCGTGTTCCATTTGTTGGTGTTGTACATGAATTGGACATGCAGTTGCTTATACAGTTTCAATTTTCAGGGCTTGGGCTCTGCAGCATTTTACATGGACAGCATTGTAGATTCTCTGAGTAGTGCGTATCAGGAGTTTATTGCTGCAGCCGCGAGTGCTTTGGAGGCAAAAGAAAATTCTGGTGGCCAAAAAACTCCAGCCACTGATGCTGCGCTCGAAAACTTTAAGCAGCGGTGGGAAATGTTCAGAGTTTATTGTGATCAAGCTGAAGAATTTGTAGAATCTGTGAAGCAAAGAATAGGGTCCGAGTGCCTTGTTGATGAGGCCACTGGATTTGTTGCTAGTAAACAAGGACAGACCGTTCCAAGTGGTCTTCCGCCTATAAGTGCTGTACGATTGGAACAAATGAGCAAAGCTGTTCGGTGGTTAGTGATTGAATTGCAACAGGGATCGGGAACCGGAGGTGGTTCATCACATCACAATGCAGCTGCTCCCTTCGATGCTAGATTTTCCGAAGATGCTACTCAATAGGTCATCTGAATTATCTTTGCGCCACTTGTTAGGCTTTCTTATTTATGAATCTGTTGCGGTCATTATAATTGACTTGATATCTTGTACGAAATGTTTGCCTTGCCCTGTTCTCTGGTTGGAAAGTGAAGTTGCTCAGCATCCTCAATTTATGAAAGTAACATTTAGTTGCAATTGAATTTTTGCATCTGATGACAGATTTGATCCGATATTTCGCTGTTGGGATCTTCATGTTTCaaaagaattttcaaaattttgtcgaATTGTTCTACCGCAGTTTGATTTTTCTCAAATATCACTCATAAATGGTGATTCTTTTTCGATTCAATTGATAATGGCTATGTTAATCTGATGGTTTGGCGGTTTGGCTTTGGCTTTGGCCCCTACACCagattagtatttaattaaaaactagCCATTTGGCCCCTACACCagattagtatttaattaaaatcTAGTCATTGTGGCACACGCTTTTGCgtgtttataatatatatatgagataatTTCAAATTTGGTCCCTCATTTTAGATCATCTTCCTGATTTGGTCCTCCGTTTTTTTATTGACCCAATTTAGTCCTTCATTTTTCGGCGTGTTTATGCAGTTGGTTCATCCGTCCAATTCAACGTTAAAATTAACGGGTTTTACCTACTTAGCCCATTCAAACTTTACTTCTCACCTCTCCAACCGCTCAACCAATCTTCATCAATTTCCTTTCAACCCAAGCTGGTTTTACTGAGTTCCCGGTCAACCCATCTTCAACTCGTGGCTTCCTTGTTTTCTAGAATCATCGCTTGCCACTTCGTAAGTatcatttattttgttttcattttgtgAATTGTGCTCTTTTCGTAGTGTAGAATAATTGGTGAAACCATTTTTAATGATGGATCGACTAAAATGTGTAGCCGGGGGGCTATATATGTGAAGCAAGAACTGGATTCTATGTTAAGCTAAGATGTTTTTCTACATATTCAAAGTCTGCTCCGCATTTTGATGCCGTGGAATGATGTGGAATAATACTTTGTAGGGTGAAGTTTGAGACCACATGTTCGATTACACCTTTGTTCGAGCAGCTCCCACAGCCCATCGGAGACCAGCCTCAGATCGGATAAGAATAGAGCGCAACAGCTCACATGTCCAGCCAGTCGAATTTTTCACCAAAAAAATTGAACTCTCGATACCACTGCGCAGCAGAAATCAAGAGCCCCAAATAGGAGGAAACAAGTGTAGATTCGAGCTAAAAAAGAGCCTCGATCCGACGCAAAAATTGCTCCAAATCACAACACCAAGTCAATCCACGAGCAGAGAGAGAATCAAATAATTTGAATCTCGAACCCTAAGCTGTCGGAATAGGGGCACTGTTGCATTTGGACGCTGATGGGCCACCACAAAACAAGAGAAACGAGGGAGTAGAGTAGATTAGGTTTATAGCGTCCAAGAGAAAGAGAAATTGATGAAGATGGGTTTGACGGGTTGGAGATGTGCGAAGTAAAGTTTAAATGGGCTAAGTAGCTAAAGCCCGTTAGTTTTAACGTTTAATTGGACGAATGAACCAATTGCGGAAACTCAATGAAAAACGAAGGACTAAATTGGGTCAATGGAAAAACGGAGGACCAAATCAAGAAGGTGGTCTAAAATGAGGGATCAAATTGAGAATtatcccatatatatatatatatatatatatatatatatgtagggctgggttttcggtataccgtatcaaaaatattagtatgaaaaaaattcataccgataccgatatcgaaatttcgaaattttggtatggaaaaaatccatactaataccgtatagataccgaaaaaaaattcgatatacaaaaaaaaatgcatatataccaaaaaaatttcggtacggtatcccgAAAAGTCGATATTTTGGTTCGATATCCCAGccctatatatatgtatatatattatatgtgttccATACGTATCATGTGTTCCATAcgtatgtttaatttttattttaaataatttttaaaataaataaaatatataaaatgaatgagacataaaattttaaaaaatatgaaatacgtgTATATAACCATTACTTAAAAACCATGTAGTGGTGGAGAAAGTGGGTCTACATGTAGTTGTGGATAAAGTGGGTCTAATTCTTATCATTAAAGAAGAGTAATTACGTCTTAACACATAAAAGATCAAAACAATTAGTCTAAAGGACGGaactattataatatataaagaTATACTCttttactaattgattttcaataattttgttATTTGGTGCAgtcttaattaaaaataccgtcAAATTCTCATTTTCTTTTAATATCCACTCTAACTTATTTCTAACAATATTTCATTACTTATCTATTATTgtttatcatattttatttactttataattttttttaaaaaaatactattttaattttaatatagatttaaaaatatttttcttcgtATCAATCATAAAAATGACATGAAcattaattaacataaaaaattatgtattcaaaaaaattaaggtATATGCACGCATCACTTATGTACATTCGATTCTGAGTTCGAATTACTTTAGACAAGTTGGAGATGTTTTTTATAAATgctattataaattataatatcgCCCATAATTTTCGAGAGCCTGCTATTGAATATCAAGTAGGCATTTTATTGTTTTCTTAGGTCATTTTGCTCCAATATTCTGAACACAAGTAggcattttataatttttactgttgatattcattttattgtttTCTTAGGTCATTTTGCTCCAATATTCTGAACACAAGTAggcattttataatttttactgTTTTCTAGTTTGAAGATGTGATGAGCCCGAATAGGCAGAACATGTTATCCTTGTCTCCTTGAAAACAACTATTGAGTCATACACATCCTGATTGTattgaatattaatttttataattttctcAATTTTCAATttgttaaattaataatttcgataaattaattagatgttaatttttttatgatccTTATATAAATCTATAATCCCAACAATATcattataatttaataatattctttaataaaatacgGCAATTTAACAAGCTTTACTATTGTTGTTTGTTTTTCTTGAGTGCAAGCATTACTACtgcaatttaataaaatacgaTTACATTGTTGTTTGTTTTTCTTGATAATTATATTGTTGGTATTACATTCCTATTCGCTTACAcagtaaaattaatttaattactcaatacaatgattgttatttaattattaaaaccaatatatatatatatatgatggaaTGTTTGctgttttacaaaataaatatagttAGTGGTAATCttgcaattttaattttttaaagtgTTCAAGTGGGGAACGGATCCCCTGTTGTGGGGATACCACAGCAGGGGATGATGTGATTTCCTTCTTACTAAATTTAAAGCAAAATTAAGAAATGGTGTGGTTTATATCTTACCAAAATTAAGTAATTTAATCAATTTTAGTGTATATTTAACATTTTCATGCAAGAAGCAATAATATCTTACgattaataaaaatgtttatattatttcaaaaaaaaaaattatattatatatatatatataatatataataatattttgattttatttaataattaaatgaaGTAAAAATTAGGATCCCAATTTAAGAGTGTCAAATTTGAACTCAATTCGTCAATCCGACACGAGTCGACTTGAAAATTATCAGGTTAGGGTTGTGGGTTTTTTTTGGTTCGGGTCAAATTCGGGTTAACTCGACAGCTAACTCAAAAAAATTAATCTGGTTCGGATTGTGTTCGGGTCAATCCGGTTGACGCGAGGTGATCCgaaacattattattattatttttatataaagtaaGAAATATTTGTTACATTTTATATGTTGTatgtttgaagaaaaaaaattactatatataaatataatatttttttgtcatttaatgtttattttatacaattattttgttctaaaattattttttatattttgttgtaaatataatttaaattttctacaactaaactttcaaattgaaattaaatatatataactttaaatttagttattatgtgtttaaattaaatattactagtgttattgtgtgttttgaatttttatttaatttttttagaaattttttaaaaataaaaaaaatctggtTGGTTCGGTTGATCAAGTTAGTCGGGTTAGCTGGATTTAGATTCGAATTAGCCATTTTCTAGTTGATTCAGGTCGGGTCggattgaaaaattttaaaataatattttcttcaaTACGACTCGAACCCACCCGAATTGACAATGTTATCCCGATTCATTTGTCATTCACATTTGATTCATCAAAATGGTTAAATAATAATTGTTGACGTGCTGATTCTCGTTTGACATGTAATTTTACGATTGTATGTAGGGAAACTTATTTTTTgtctattaattttttatttttttggttttaatcgattaaatttttaaagtttGTTTTATtatactaacttttaatttttggttattttggtCTAATTGATATGTGATAATTTGATAAGTCAGCATTTATCAAAGCTACGTCGTCATTTTTCGATTTCACATTATCATTTTTCGATATCACATCAGCAAttagatcaaaataataaaaattaaaagtcAACGCAACAAAACCaacatttgaaaaattaatgggAAAAAATAGACAACTAATAAACcaaaaacttatatatatatatatatatatatatatatatatatatatatatatatatatatatatatatatatatatatacacgttttagatgttgtgcataaaacttaaaatttgattccataaatattaaataatacaaacaaaataaattaatcgatctcaaaaaattttaattcgTGTAATTGAGTAAATATATACTTAAAATTGTTTGAATTGCTTTAATTTTAGTAAGAAAGAAACCATTGCATCCCCTGCTGTGGTATCGGATCCGTTCCCGCTCAAGTGTTACAGTTCGATCAAATTTGTTCCAGGTTAAATTATTGCCGTTTGATAGAATGTCACTTACTTTACTTATTTTGTACACACGTTACACGTACAATGAGTTTCAATTATATCAATTCAAGAAATATGACACAGACAATAATAacataatgatttttatgttctcttaaaataaaaaaattaatactttttaaaataataaattattagtttagcaattaaacaatatatctttaaattaataaatttacatGGTCTCAACAATATTAATTTATGTAGGTTTTACACATATTTTGATAtatcatttcaaaaaaaaaacatattattatattatattttttgaaaaaacgaagtttctttctttttattcagatttttttaaaaataacatataacgAAAGAGGTACATTGTAGGTAATATATATTTGGTGGCCAAGCTAGTAATACTACAATATGTTTGGAAgcctaaaaaataaaatttggaactggatttgaaattgaatttgaatttgaaattaGAATTCATGGAATTCAAattccattttgatgtttggaaaaaagttaaaatacatattggaatttgctaaaataaattttagaaaagttatatttttttaaaaaaaatgtttggaaaacttaaatttataactaaaatttataaatttattattagaaataattttattatttttataaacccAAATTCCatgaaatcccatgaaatccgaCCAATTTTGTAAGGATTTAAGTTAGTTAaatgaaatcccatcaaataTCAATCTCATTTTAAAATTCCATTTTGCTAAACACCAAAACAGTATTTACAAATCCAAATCCCACCAAATCCCCTCCAAATCCTATCCACCAAACACACTAGattgatacttgattttatggtattttaacgatgaatttgatttaaaaaagaTTTGATGAATAAATTTCAAACAACATTCATAATAGGTCTAATTAAAAAACCACTATAATCAAAACTAAAATTGTTTAAAAGAGCATACGTTCTTGCTTCAatcaacatttaattcaaaatgtaCAATAACTGGAGCTCACTCAatctatatttacaataaaaataatatttttgtcataaaaaataatattttttatgattgaCCCAAATAAAAAATTCGTCTCACGAAATTGAcccgtgagaccgtctcactaaATCAGTTTGTTATGAAAATAATTATGTcatcaatatatttttaatttttatgctCATATCATGaatattttatcatatcatcTACCGAACGAAAATCAATCATATATAACCTTAATTCTAcgttttaaaagaaaaaaagcaattaataataatacCTTCTGTCTGCATTCAATGAAATCATCCAGCTCCTAAAAAAGAGGAAATCattaagagggtgtttggcagAGTTTAAAAACTCTAAACTCCGAAATTgtgtttgataatttttttttaaaaacagcttataagctgtcaaaataagttgtttgacagcttataagctgtttttaaaaatgtAAGAGGGAGTTactttttcaaaaagatcttattttaatattccaTCTTTCTAAAATatctttaaatattttcataaatctctaTCATATCCTCCacctattaaatattaaatattatttttaaaaaaattacaaattacataaattattctaaagtaaaatattaaaacaattttattttttaatataggtttattccaaaactatttttgtatatgtataactcgaaacattattttcatagaattatacattttttataattttgacaataaaaaattttataataccaaacatatcattatatttaagttgtttaaaataaatttacacaaacactttaacaaattatttttaaaataaattctaacatcttataagctcgtaaaacaaattttaaatttttaaaacttataaACTCTTTTAAATAAGCAACCAAACACCCTCGTCTGCACTAAACGATAAACACATCTAGCCAGGTGTCATGTTGGTTGGTCAACTTTATTTTGGCTAAGATTGCTTGCTTCTAAGGTTCCAATATTCAACTCTtatgaaattgatttttttaatggattaaattaattaattcaattatgaTTTGTGACTCAACTTGCAAAAATTTAGTACTATCCATGACGAGGGCAATGACAATTTTATCGTTTTTTATCATATCATGACCCTGATACTTAAAAACATGAAATATAACGAAACATCAAGATCAAGTTTCAAATTTTATATGCTTAAATGAGcgtgaattttttttagtttttattataattttaattatatcaagTAATTAATAGATTATTGTTGGGGACCGGGTGTATTtagagggggtgaatacacacatTAAAActtttttgctttgaagatatGAGGTTAAGTAAATGTAAGTCTACTTAACCAATTTTTCTCAACTTTCTAGATGAATAAGAGCTACTAGATAATAGTGCAAAAATGGCTCTCACTGAGCTATATGATAATAGGTAGATTTCAACCTATCATATGGATAATATCCCAATAATAGATCTAATGTCTCATGATttgtcacgtcaacaatatataattaattacgtctatgtgtaaaaatacgaaccGTTGGATGCATGGTTTGGGTATTACTCATATGCTAGGATCTCATCTACCGTGATAATAATGGAAATATGATGCAATGCATTAATGTAAATGTGCACaaaattgtttatggatgttcgaagctcaatctcctacgtcaccccttcttcctcacgGAAAGGAtatactagaagactttggttattacaacgtcttgtaatacacccactccaagttaggacttatcactGCCTAAAATGGAACTCTCAGATTTACACTGATAAGATCTAAAGCTCTTATCAAACTTCTTTGGATGATGATGTGTAAGACTAAGCTTTGGAGCTTAAATTCTCAAATCCTTGGAGTAAGATCAGTGCTCTTCAATCAGCGActtggatttgagtaacccttgaaaaaatcttttgaagatcagatatgcttTTGTTTAGCGAGGGTTGAGAGAGCAATAGACTGTTGAAATTTCTTAGTGCTTTGGATCGAAGACTTTCATAATGCGTTGGTTcacttcttctttttttcttctcaAATTCCACTGATATATATTTCAATCTTCTAACGTCTCTTTTTTTTTGATATCTGCACTTCTTTCTTAGTTGTTTTGTCAACGTTGTTCGAAGTGTCTTTTCAGGTAGATACTTCAGCAGATTATTTTTCTCTTAAAGTGGTGTAAATTTTGCTGGACTTTTGAATATCTGTACCGGAGTTGTCGTTTTGTCTATTCAACGTGTCTTCACAATAAATGTTGTGTACAACTAGCAAACCTTTATCAGATGGCTCCTTAAATGATTGTCCTTTCGCATTTAATGTTATCATGTCAAAGGTCCGTAAGTCAATGCTTGTGGCTTATGAGATCGGTAGACGACTTgaaacaataaatatatataatctaaTACTCGGTTGACAACAGTACTTGCTACTTGACTTTGATCCTTTGATTGTCTGATCAATTGATATCTTTCTCATAAAGTCAGTTGGCGTTCCTGCGATCAGTTGACATCCATAGATCGGTAGATGTACTCATATCGGTGGATGGACTCAGATCGACAGATGTCTTCTTATCGATGGATAGTGTTCCTGATAGTACATCTTGATGGCGGCAACCTTATAACAATgatgtattgttttgttattatCAAAAGTTAGGATTCAACAATTATATGGAGTAGTAATTATGcgtgaaaaattattttccccCTTAGTAACAAAGAAAAGAATAATTCGGGAAAAAAATTATTGCGATGCATTAGCCTTTTTTTGTTTAAACATTTTATatgctaattaatttttttaatttaaaataaacttttaaTTTGAaactttatataaaaaaatcaacttaaattttttaaaataaaattttaaatttaaatattatacaaaaaaatatccaacttaaatttttttttaaaaaattgcttTTTCACGTTTTTCCACCTAACAATATAATCAacgagttatttgcaccaaacacccctgtgaaatattaaaaatgcacacttctcccctgtgaaattttaataggcatcttaaaccctgaccttttaaaaaattagcacgctccccccttcagatgagtgattattgcttacgcgcccctcatgcgactggaaaaatattttgaaatttttttgcaccaaatacccatgtgaaataataaaaatgcatatttgacccctgtgaaaataatttttaaatatactgaacccataatacacaattttattaaaatctattataaaatattagcaaacattttttgttttattaattttatttttaatttattatgattatataattgttttttaaaaaatattattatttatcttgttatcattattttattaaactttattcttgtttccaacttctccattaaaaatgcattcataaacaagatttaaatatctaaaagtaccaaaatattaaatcaaaatgataagtgcatgataagtaccaaacatttttaattttatttatttttatttttttattttaaatttataattttaaattaatttatttctaaaaaaattattactttatcttgttattattattttatcaaatcacttcgtgttt comes from Henckelia pumila isolate YLH828 chromosome 4, ASM3356847v2, whole genome shotgun sequence and encodes:
- the LOC140866618 gene encoding mediator of RNA polymerase II transcription subunit 32 encodes the protein MDSIVDSLSSAYQEFIAAAASALEAKENSGGQKTPATDAALENFKQRWEMFRVYCDQAEEFVESVKQRIGSECLVDEATGFVASKQGQTVPSGLPPISAVRLEQMSKAVRWLVIELQQGSGTGGGSSHHNAAAPFDARFSEDATQ